One part of the Lotus japonicus ecotype B-129 chromosome 2, LjGifu_v1.2 genome encodes these proteins:
- the LOC130738841 gene encoding non-specific lipid-transfer protein 2-like: MKGSHIALFTLFVLLMAEVEMSMATVTCSPVQLSSCVSAITSSTPPTNLCCSKIKEQKPCLCQYLKNPYLRKFVSSPNARKVANTCGTPFPRC; this comes from the coding sequence atgaaaggatcacacatTGCTTTGTTCACTTTGTTTGTGCTGCTTATGGCTGAAGTTGAAATGTCAATGGCAACAGTAACATGCAGCCCAGTACAACTGAGCTCATGTGTGAGTGCAATCACCTCGTCAACTCCTCCAACTAACCTATGCTGCtccaagatcaaggaacagaaACCCTGCCTCTGCCAATACCTCAAGAATCCTTATCTCAGGAAGTTTGTCAGCTCTCCCAATGCCAGGAAAGTTGCTAACACTTGTGGCACTCCCTTCCCAAGGTGTTAA